The sequence ATGACAGGGGATTGTGCCGCACGCGGCCGACGGAGCGGCACTCGGCCGTACGGCGTAAGGGGCGGGGGCCTGTCGGTGTACGGGGCAGGGGCGGGGGCGGTCGGTGGACGAGTCCGGCCGTGCGGGCGGTCGGCGGACGAGCCCGGGACGGACGAGTCCGGCTATACGCCTGCGGGCGTACGCGTCCGGCGGATGGTTCGGCGTACGAGTGAGGGGCGGCTTCGCAAGCGACTCGCGTGAGTCGCTTGCGAAGCCGCCCCTCGGACCTCCGGCTCAGACCGTGCCGGAGCCGAAGTCGTCGCCGTGGTTGTTGCCGGAGAAGGCCCGTACCCGCCGCGAGACGGAGTCGGGAAGCCGGTCGCCGACCTTGACCGAGACGACGTGCACCGCCTTCCCCGCCACGACCCGGCCCTGCTGCGTGGCGGTCTCGGTCACGTTCCGCACCGCCGGATTGTGCGAGACCTGGCGGGCGTACTTGGCGAGCTGTTCGTAGCGTTCGCGTCCGGCCTTGGTCCCCAGGACGTAGCCCAGGGCCGCGCCCGCGGCGAATGCGATCCGGTAGCGCATGATGGCGGCCACCCTTTCCCTCGTGTTCGGTCTGCGTCGGTCTGCCCGTACGTGATCTTGCCCGATCATCGCCCGGCGCACCGGCCTGTCCCGAAGAGGGTTCCCCGTGAGCCGGGCGACAGCCCCAACCGATTGGCAAAGCACCCCCCTGCTTGCGCTAATGTATGAGTCGCAGCGAGCGCGCACCGCACACAGCGGGCCCCGTGTCCGCTGCGGCAGGTCGATCCCCTGTAGCTCAATTGGCAGAGCAGCCGGCTGTTAACCGGCAGGTTACTGGTTCGAGTCCAGTCGGGGGAGCTCGGTCTCCTGTAGCTCAATTGGCAGAGCAGCCGGCTGTTAACCGGCAGGTTACTGGTTCGAGTCCAGTCGGGAGAGCACAGCGAAGGACCCCGGTTCGCCGGGGTCCTTCTGCGTGTCACAGCAGGTCGGCCCCATCCGAGGCGAGAGATCGTATGACCGGCTATGCTGCGGCAGACGGCACAGACGGGGTCCACCCGACGCGCCGCGACGGGGCGGTAGCTCAGCCGGTTAGAGCAGCGGACTCATAATCCGTCGGTCCTGGGTTCGAGTCCCAGCCGCCCCACCGTGAAGTCGCCGGGGGACTTTCTCGCCCCGGGTTTTCGCGTGGGGTGCGCTCGGCGCAACCCTTCCTCCGAACCGCCAGGGCCGTTCGCCCGCCCGCTGCTCTCCCGACGCGTACGTGCGGTGTTCCGCTCGCCCTGAGGGATGCGATCCTCCTCCGAGGTCGGCTTGGCGGCTACCACGCGGCGCATGCGCGGCAGTGATGGCCGTTCCGTGGCGGCGGTCCGCTTGTGCCGGGGAGCCGAGCGCCGGTGGCCTGGTCGCCGGTCCTTCCCGCGTACCGGACAGTCCGCTCCGCGCGGCCTGGACTTTCCGCCTCGCTCCGCGCTCGCGGCCACGCTCTCCGGCGAAGCCGTCCCTCGTTGGCCGGCGCCGGACCGCGGTGGCCGCCCGGGGGGTCGCGCCGCGGTGGGCGGGCGTGCTCAGGGGGCCTTCTTCGGCCGGGGTGGGGGTGTCGGTGGGGGCTGGAGAGGGTGGTTCCGGGGGGAGGGGGAGTCGACTGGAAATCGTTGGGCGGGATCTCGCCAGTCGGTGTTGCGCGTGGTGGGGAGGCGAAGGGGACCGGGGAGTTCCGCGCGGGAGGGGCGAGGGGGTGGGCGGGGCGGCTTGAAATCGACACCGGGGAGGGTGGAATGCTCCGGTAGGGTCGGTCCGGCGCTTCGGAAGAGGCGGTGGATGAAGGGGGAGCATCCTGTGGGGGAGAGGCTCAGATTCCGTGTTTTCGGACCGCTCTCCGTGACGGTGGACGGACGGGCTGTTCCGATCGGTGGGGCACGGCAGCGTACCGTTCTGGCCCTCCTGTTGCTCAATCCCGGCCGGATCGTGCCGGTGGACACGCTCGTCGACGCCGTCTGGAACAGTGCGCCTCCGGCCACCGCGCGCACCCAGATCGCGATCGTGATCGCGGCTCTGCGCAAGGCGCTCAAGGCCGAAAACGTGAGGGAAGACGTCATCGTCACGGCGCACCCCGGCTACGCGCTGCGCGCCGAGGGGCACCTCGTGGACTCGCTGGAGTTCGCCAGGCTCCTGAAGGAGGCGGAGGCCCACGCGGGCGGCAGGCGGTACGCGGAGGCCGCCGCACGGTACGACGAGGCGTTCGCGCTGTGGTCGGGACCCGCCTTCGCCGGCGTGGGCGGGACCGTCGTCGAGGACGAGGCGGCCCGCCTGGAGGAGCACAGGCTCAATGCCTACGACGACGCCACCGCCGTCCGGCTCGCCCTCGGCCACCACCAGACGCTCGTGCCCGAACTCGCCGCGCTCGTACGCGAACAGCCGCTGCGCGAGAGGTCCAGGTACCACCTCATGCTCGCGCAGTACCGCTCCGGGCGGCGCGCCGAGGCGATGGCCACCTACCGCGAGGCGCGCGAGCAGTTCATCGAGGAACTCGGCATGGAGCCGGGCCCCGACCTGCGCGAGCTGCACGACGCGATCCTGCGCGACGACCCCTCGCTCGCCCCCGCACCGCCCGCCCCCGGCCCGGCGGCGCGCTCCGCGCCTCTCCTCGTACCCTTCGAACTACCGCCCGACATCCCGGGATTCACCGGCAGGCAGCGTGAACTCGACTGCCTGGAGGGTCTTTTCGCGGGCGGTGAGCGTCGCCACGGGCCCGCCCTGGGCATCATCACGGGGATAGCGGGAGTCGGCAAGACCGGCCTCGCCGTGCGCTGGGCGCACCGGGCCGCCGCGCACTTCCCCGACGGGCGGCTCTTCGCCGATCTGCGCGGCTACGACGAGGAGTACGAGCCGACTCCCGCCGCCGACGTCATCAGCCGCTTCCTGCGCTCGCTCGGGGTGCCGCCCGAGCAACTGCCGCCCGATGTCGACGACCTCGTCTCGATGTACCGCAGCGTGCTCGCCGAGCGGCGCGTCCTGCTCGTACTCGACAACGTCCGCAGCTACGCGCAGATCGAGTCCCTGCTGCCCGGCAGCGGCGGCAGTGTCGTGCTGCTCACGAGCCGCGAGCAACTGGAGGAACTGGTCGCCTGGCCGCAGAACGCGCGCGTGCACCTCGGCGTGCTCCCGCCCGCCGAGGCCGTCGACCTGCTCGGCCGGGTCGTCGGCGAGGAACGCGTCACCGCCGCGCCCGCCGACGCCGTGCGCCTCGCCGAACTGTGCGACCGGCTCCCGCTCGCCCTGCGGATCGCCGCTGCACGCCTCGCCTCCAAACCGCACTGGACCGTCGGCCACCTCGTCTCGCGCCTCGCCGACGAGCGCCGCCGCCTGGACGAGCTGAGCCAGGGCGGCGCGCAGGTGCGCGCGAGCTTCGAGCTGTCGTAC comes from Streptomyces sp. Tu6071 and encodes:
- a CDS encoding AfsR/SARP family transcriptional regulator → MKGEHPVGERLRFRVFGPLSVTVDGRAVPIGGARQRTVLALLLLNPGRIVPVDTLVDAVWNSAPPATARTQIAIVIAALRKALKAENVREDVIVTAHPGYALRAEGHLVDSLEFARLLKEAEAHAGGRRYAEAAARYDEAFALWSGPAFAGVGGTVVEDEAARLEEHRLNAYDDATAVRLALGHHQTLVPELAALVREQPLRERSRYHLMLAQYRSGRRAEAMATYREAREQFIEELGMEPGPDLRELHDAILRDDPSLAPAPPAPGPAARSAPLLVPFELPPDIPGFTGRQRELDCLEGLFAGGERRHGPALGIITGIAGVGKTGLAVRWAHRAAAHFPDGRLFADLRGYDEEYEPTPAADVISRFLRSLGVPPEQLPPDVDDLVSMYRSVLAERRVLLVLDNVRSYAQIESLLPGSGGSVVLLTSREQLEELVAWPQNARVHLGVLPPAEAVDLLGRVVGEERVTAAPADAVRLAELCDRLPLALRIAAARLASKPHWTVGHLVSRLADERRRLDELSQGGAQVRASFELSYRYLPPQAALLYRRLGLLDVPDFAAWVGGALLDIDTLDAERLMESLVDAQFLDVVGVDATGQLRYRLQNLLRLYARERVYAEESEEEQRAARERVFSSFLTIAEEAYARDYGHHSGVLRCTAPRREIGAVQLDGLLDSPLEWLEAERLSLVAAVVQAARLGFDELAWGITASASVLFDTRNYLDDCRICAHAALDVCRETGNLRGQAAMLHELGAVEQAHRRLDTAHAHYARALELCGELGEATGQAVNLRNLSMLERFRGDLDTAMGRLETALEICRTAQDGPGEAFTLSGMAQIELERGNNADALKLAEEAVRLGGGNERGLAQALHRLGQVHLALGGHVQAEEAFLRVIELVRVKSDQVGLVYATLGLGESRLGAGDVEGAARTLSTALAEVAHIASPLVDGRVHLALAEARRRQGRIDEAREQIAAAHRAFATIEARRWTAQAEAALAALQEDSV